Part of the Plasmodium vinckei vinckei genome assembly, chromosome: PVVCY_13 genome, CCTTCAATATCTGAATATACTTTTTCAAAACAATTTTCTGGTAGcaatttaaatttagaGTTGGGGTCATCCTGTTTAGGCACAattagttttattttatcataaataaaatatgaatttacACTACATATTACTGATCTTCTTTCAACAATATCAGGTTCTAAATTGTGAATTCCTTCGGTGGAAAAATCGCATTTGTATCCTAAAAATCCGgatgtttttatattcaattCATCTGGAGAAACATACTCATTTTTACCAAgtgataattttataactaatacaaaataaaacaaaaaaagaaaaaaacggCTTTTCCCAAAAAAGGAGAgcattattaaaaagagaaaaaggACACACACAGCAAGAAtacagaaaaaaattactcTTCTTTTACTTCACTACATATATTCATTGGTTTATTTGCATTTGATAGTTTTGATGTGCGGAGAAGTGTGTGTGGGTATTGGTGTATGCTTATATCTTCTTTCGTTTTATTCAAGCTTACTTAAGCAATATTATTCACATAGCTTTGTATGATTTTCAATTTGTTCAAAATGCCATACACATGTATGTAtgaatgtatatttattaaataaaaatatatttgtgagtttcgaaaaaaaaataatgcatatgtcgagaaataattttatatgtcTACTATTCCAGAAAGCTTTACGCGAAAATTTGGATCATTGGATGcacaaaaatatgtaataacaTGCGCATATTGTAGAATGAATTGCCACTATTGATAGTTTTACAATATTAGTTCATAGAAATATgtgtaaataattaaacatataatataactaATAAAATGATGGTGGATGAAGAATGACCGTATTTCATACTTAGCATACATTGAACGATGCACAtataaattcataaaaagACATTACCTATAGTTCATAcctaaattaatattattatataagcatttatgatattattggatttgatataattttaattaaaaaataaaaatagttcaCATGtcaatcattttttttgacgAATTTAAAATGcaagaaataaaaacttggagataaaatatacattcttttttctttttcatatttatttgaataatgactatcattatttttgtctAATTTTATCATTGGCGTTATGTGCATTTTGTAGATTATTTTCAGGAGcacattaatttttattctttaatttattcAGTTCATAtccaaattttttttattatatttgaaaatatttaacaCGATTATGAGAGTAATTGGATTCAGAATGTAttaacacatatatatatgtatatatacttatgcATGGGACTATATGGAGCAATTTTATTCCTCCCTGTTAATATCTATAAAAAACTCATAATTTAAAGTATTATAAAAGCTATGGATTTTATTCCTAGTAGTTAAACTGTTTGGAATATATAGAAGAAGATATTTGTTGAATGTTTAGCTATTTAGGGTAGTTTTTTCATCaataaaaagttttatGTATTAAGATGAAAGAAGCAGATCAATCTgaatgtatgtatatatatgcatattactTTTCTATAGTAAACAAATTTGCATAAATTACGAGAAAAAGGTTGTATAAAATTGAGCATATAAAGTGTAATGCATAAAATGCTGAGATATTCCAAATATCACATTTTTGCGCATTCATATCCATAAGAAATGTTACTATGAATGGAAAGAATTTTCTTactgtttatttttttccactAAAATTATGacatatttatcataaaaatattaatttaaaaatataatactaataattatttgtatatttgtGTTTTCTTGTGTCTGACCACATGGTTGACTCTGAAAATCTTTGTTCATTGCTCAcatacatgcatatatttatttttccccTTGACGCTTGCCAtctataataaataaagcatAGAAGCAATAactgataataaaataaaactaataaatatattttcggaagatgatatttttaattccaTAATTCCCTGCTTTCCATCCAGTTCACAAATACATCGTATTGTTTCAGATTTTTCAGGTATAGTTGGTATACCAACAATATGTGCAGAAAGTTTGgcattataataatattctaTATCATAAGTTCTTAAGACATCATCTAACAAAAATGTTTGATAAACATTATTTccgtttttatattttttttcatacaATACATGCTTAAAGCAATGGACAGGGGTTAATTTGTATGGGCATTTTAATCCCGCGGCTTTACTATTTTGACCTTTACCTATATGAACAGTACATATTTCTTCATCATTAGTTATTTCGCTTAATACAAacccatttttatataagcCTTGTCCTTTAGGTTGTGTAAAGTCGCATCCATCTATGTTCTCTGTTTTCTTGGCCTTGAATACAATATTTGCAATGCCACCAGCattgttaaaaataaagtggAATTTGCAATTAATATCTTGGAGGAATACTGTTGGCATTCTCATAGATAGCTCATAATCGAATGGAATagatattttcatattaataatttcctTACAATTAAAGTTTGTTCtgattttttcatcatattttaaatgaatgATTTTACCCTCTTTTAATTCAATAACTTTATCACCAAGTGAGCCTACTTCTGAATTAGGAGTAATATGGTGGATATTATGTGGAGTATTTTGTTGATTGTTTAGAATAATTTTGACTAATCCTAATTTCCCTTGTAATTTTAGATTgttatcatcatttttatcaagcTTGAATTCTGTTTTGGAATTATCACACCTacaatatattgttttattaacattatAAAAACTTGGAATtagtataatatttaaataaaaatcattAAACTCTTGTGatattgaatatttttctgGAATATTAAGTTCTTCTAATTGGTGTGCACTATCTTCAGATTTATATGgagaatataaatttgatgAAAAACATTTTGATGGTACCTTTTCTATATTTGCATAATCtccatcattttttttgggaCATACCAA contains:
- a CDS encoding 6-cysteine protein; translation: MKGFTVASIIGFYLVKGSLSYFMVPNGYVCDFKFNPLINVLPSINTTGNIEEIGCTINNPSLLDYVALVCPKKNDGDYANIEKVPSKCFSSNLYSPYKSEDSAHQLEELNIPEKYSISQEFNDFYLNIILIPSFYNVNKTIYCRCDNSKTEFKLDKNDDNNLKLQGKLGLVKIILNNQQNTPHNIHHITPNSEVGSLGDKVIELKEGKIIHLKYDEKIRTNFNCKEIINMKISIPFDYELSMRMPTVFLQDINCKFHFIFNNAGGIANIVFKAKKTENIDGCDFTQPKGQGLYKNGFVLSEITNDEEICTVHIGKGQNSKAAGLKCPYKLTPVHCFKHVLYEKKYKNGNNVYQTFLLDDVLRTYDIEYYYNAKLSAHIVGIPTIPEKSETIRCICELDGKQGIMELKISSSENIFISFILLSVIASMLYLL